The proteins below come from a single Pseudomonas chlororaphis genomic window:
- a CDS encoding catalase codes for MLTTLWLRLGAFLGKTLLWLLGLGLLGWALATAWYAWHHSGPVPDQEQVPPGEAAMTQDIIQTAIRIVDQHREGTRYLRDAHAKAHGCVMAEVQVPNDLPTVLRQGVFAEPGKVWQATMRLSNGNAYPQFDSLRDARGMAIKLLDVPGKQLLDDRQSHGEQDFVMFNHPNFFVSDVAEYRQNVAAQADGKKAMAFFPSVDPRSWQIRHLFIALATLSPPPASPTQTTYFSVSPYKFGTANAKFRVAPDPDSCPTYTLPAQNQALPNFLRSALNQQLSTDRVPACFVLQVQRQDPRKYMPIEDTSIEWRESDAPFETVARIKVPAQDFDTPKLNLACDNQSFNPWFGLEAHRPIGGINRLRKAVYEAVSDYRHSRNAEQ; via the coding sequence ATGTTGACCACGCTCTGGCTGCGCCTCGGTGCCTTCTTGGGCAAGACGCTCCTGTGGCTACTGGGCCTGGGGCTGCTCGGCTGGGCACTGGCGACGGCCTGGTACGCCTGGCACCACAGCGGCCCGGTGCCTGACCAGGAGCAGGTACCGCCCGGCGAAGCCGCCATGACCCAGGACATCATCCAGACGGCGATCCGCATCGTCGATCAACACCGCGAAGGCACGCGCTACCTGCGCGACGCCCACGCCAAGGCCCACGGCTGCGTCATGGCCGAGGTGCAGGTGCCGAACGATCTGCCGACCGTGTTGCGCCAGGGTGTGTTCGCCGAGCCGGGCAAGGTCTGGCAAGCGACGATGCGCCTGTCCAATGGCAACGCCTACCCTCAGTTCGACAGCCTGCGGGATGCGCGCGGGATGGCGATCAAGCTGCTGGACGTGCCCGGCAAGCAACTGCTGGATGACCGCCAATCACACGGCGAACAGGATTTCGTGATGTTCAACCATCCGAACTTCTTCGTCAGCGATGTCGCCGAGTACCGTCAGAATGTGGCTGCCCAGGCCGATGGAAAGAAAGCCATGGCCTTCTTTCCGAGCGTGGATCCGCGCAGTTGGCAGATTCGCCATCTGTTCATCGCCCTGGCGACCCTTTCACCGCCACCGGCCAGCCCGACCCAGACCACGTACTTTTCGGTATCGCCCTACAAGTTCGGCACGGCCAATGCGAAGTTTCGCGTGGCGCCAGACCCGGACAGTTGCCCGACCTATACCCTGCCCGCGCAGAACCAGGCATTGCCCAACTTCCTGCGCAGCGCCCTCAATCAGCAGTTATCCACAGACCGCGTGCCGGCGTGCTTTGTCTTGCAGGTCCAGCGCCAGGATCCGCGCAAGTACATGCCAATCGAAGACACCAGCATTGAATGGCGCGAAAGTGATGCCCCGTTCGAGACCGTTGCGCGCATCAAGGTGCCCGCCCAGGACTTCGACACCCCCAAGCTGAACCTGGCCTGTGATAACCAGTCGTTCAACCCGTGGTTCGGCCTGGAGGCGCACCGCCCCATCGGTGGTATCAACCGTCTGCGCAAAGCGGTGTATGAAGCCGTCAGCGATTACCGGCACAGTCGCAATGCCGAGCAGTAG
- a CDS encoding Cro/Cl family transcriptional regulator: MDIQIITRDGEPEYAVLPWDQYQSLLKAAGLDQAPSREASVRHAAAPDQVLPGLDQLRSLREGKGIAIEALARTVGISPSYLALIESGERQPDAAIRRSLAWELTVPGWRDES; this comes from the coding sequence ATGGATATTCAAATAATCACCCGCGACGGAGAGCCCGAGTACGCGGTTTTGCCGTGGGATCAGTATCAGTCGTTGTTGAAGGCCGCCGGCCTCGATCAAGCACCGTCGCGCGAAGCTTCTGTCCGGCACGCGGCGGCACCCGACCAGGTTCTCCCTGGCCTGGATCAATTACGCAGTTTGCGCGAAGGGAAGGGCATCGCCATCGAGGCGCTGGCCCGCACGGTAGGTATCAGCCCGTCTTATCTGGCCTTGATCGAGAGCGGCGAGCGTCAGCCCGATGCCGCGATTCGGCGCAGTCTGGCCTGGGAGTTGACGGTGCCGGGTTGGAGGGACGAGTCGTGA
- a CDS encoding peptidylprolyl isomerase — translation MKQHRLAAAVALVGLVLAGCDSQTSVELKTPAQKASYGIGLNMGKSLAQEGMDDLDSKAVAQGIEDAVGKKEQKLKDEELVEAFAALQKRAEERMAKMSEESAAAGKKFLEENGKKAGVTTTASGLQYEVVKKADGPQPKPTDVVTVHYTGKLTNGTVFDSSVERGSPIDLPVSGVIPGWVEGLQLMHVGEKYKLYIPSDLAYGAQSPSPAIPANSVLVFDLELLAIKDPAKEDAAK, via the coding sequence ATGAAACAGCATCGGTTGGCGGCGGCGGTGGCCCTGGTTGGCCTGGTACTCGCGGGTTGCGATTCGCAGACCAGCGTAGAGCTGAAAACCCCGGCGCAGAAAGCTTCCTACGGGATCGGCCTGAACATGGGCAAGAGCCTGGCTCAGGAAGGTATGGATGACCTGGACTCCAAAGCGGTTGCCCAGGGCATTGAAGATGCCGTCGGCAAGAAAGAACAGAAGCTGAAAGACGAAGAACTGGTCGAGGCTTTTGCCGCACTGCAAAAACGTGCCGAAGAGCGCATGGCCAAGATGAGCGAGGAGTCGGCAGCGGCCGGCAAGAAATTCCTCGAGGAAAACGGCAAGAAAGCTGGCGTGACCACCACCGCTTCCGGCCTGCAGTACGAAGTGGTCAAGAAAGCCGATGGCCCGCAGCCTAAGCCGACTGACGTGGTGACAGTGCACTACACCGGCAAGCTGACCAATGGCACCGTGTTCGACAGTTCCGTCGAGCGTGGCAGCCCGATCGATCTGCCGGTCAGCGGCGTGATCCCGGGTTGGGTCGAAGGCCTGCAACTGATGCACGTCGGCGAGAAGTACAAGCTGTACATCCCAAGTGACCTGGCCTACGGTGCCCAGAGCCCGAGCCCGGCGATCCCGGCCAACTCGGTCCTGGTGTTCGACCTGGAGCTGCTGGCGATCAAGGATCCGGCCAAGGAAGACGCTGCCAAGTAA